CAATAAAATGAAGGCCGGTGATTTGTTTCCGGGGGAGTTGGTTGAGGATTTGGAGGCTGCCTTAAAAGGTAAAAATAATATCAAAAACCTGGCCTGGAAAGAAACGACGATTATCTGCAAAGATGGCCAACAGATTCCAGTGCGGTCCTCAAGCACTATTTTGCTCGAAGGCGACAAACCGGTGGGCACTGTGGCTTTTTTCCAGGATTTGAGAGAAATCAAGCGGCTTGAAAAAGAATTGCTCAATTCCGAGCGCCTGGCGGCTGTCGGCCAAACGGTTGCAGGGCTGGCGCACGGGATTAAAAACATTCTACACGGGCTCAAAGGCGGCAGCTACTTGGTGGATATCGGCATCAAAAAAGATGAATCCGAAAAGCTTAAAAAAGGCTGGGATATGATCAAGCGCAACATCGGGCGCACATCGAATCTGGTGATGGATCTGCTTTCATATTCCAAGGCGCGCGAGCCGGAGTTCGAAACCTGTTTGCCTAACCAGATTGCCGATGATGTGTGCGCACTGGTTGAGGATAAGGCCAGCGAAAACAACGTCAAATTGGTCAGGAATTTTGACGACTCAATAGGTGAGGTTTTAATGGACCCCAACAGCGTTCATGAAATCTTACTGAATTTGATGACCAATGCGGTGGACGCCTGCCTGTTTGATGAAGACACCAGTAAAAATTTCCAGGTTACCTTGAAAACAATCCATGAAAAAGATAACGTTATCCAATTCGAGATCAGCGACAACGGCCTCGGCATGGATGAAGCGGTCGTTAAAAAACTGTTTACGTCTTTTTTCAGCACCAAGGGCCACCGCGGAACCGGATTGGGACTGATGGTCACCCGTAAGTTGATCGAAGAGCATAACGGCAGCATTAATGTAAAATCCAAGCCCGGCAAAGGCACGACCTTTACTGTGCGGATACCCTATCAGCAGTCTTCAACAGACTAATGACCAATTTTCTGCTTATTGGTTAGTAACAATAACTTAAGGGGGTCAGTTAACAGGTTCAAAGGTTCAATGTTCAAGAGTTTAGAGGTTAGAACAACCGATAACAAAATAAGCCGAGAAATTTATTAGGACACATTATGCCTTAACCATGAACCACCGAACCCTGAACCTTGGAACCTGAAACCGGGTTTCAACCCGGTGATGAAGGAGGAACAATACTATGAGTCAAAAAGTTCTGGTCGTAGACGATGATCCGGATGTGCGGCTGTTTAGTGTAACCGTTCTTGAGGAAAACGGCTATACGCCGATCGAGGCTGAAGACGGCGAAAGCGGTCTTAAAAAGATCAAAGCCGAAAAACCGGATCTGGTCATCCTCGATGTATTAATGCCGCGCCAGAGCGGGGTACGATTGTATCGGGAATTGAAAACATCAAAAGCCTTAAAGGACGTGAAAGTCATCATCCTTTCCGGGATTGCCAAAAAGACGTTTATGCGATCGCAAAAGGCTTTGACCGAATTTGGCGGTGCGGAAATTCCGGAGCCGGAGATCTATCTGGAAAAACCGGTTGAGCCCGATGAACTGGCGGATGTGATCAAGAAAGTGCTGGGCTAAATCCGGTTTTACTCTGAAAAACCAAGCAAGAGGTATGGACGGCATGGAAATTAAGAAACTGCTTTTTGTGACCAAATTTGAAGAGTTGGGATTTGATGCCTTACGGTCGCTGCTCAGTTTAAGAAAAAGTGCACTTGAGCATGTGGTGTTTGTGAATGTCATCGAACGGGACCGGGTAGCCATGCGTCGGGGCAAGGGCTACCAGAAAGAAGAAGAGATCCGTTTGCGGGAAGCGGCCAATATCCGGTTTATCGACTGGGCGGAAAATCTTTTTGAGCAGGGGATGGAAGTTGGTGTCTACATTGTGGTCGGAAGCCTGGTGCCCGAGGTGATCAAAGCCACCCGCAAGG
Above is a genomic segment from Desulfobacterales bacterium containing:
- a CDS encoding response regulator, which translates into the protein MDKLLLIDDEPDILRVLSMSLKADGYAVVTAANGTEGVAAFEEEKPDIVITDIKMPGMDGIEVLKKVKERNPDAEVIIITGHGDIENAIEALKHGASDFINKPVRDEALAIALIRAREKFDLKQQLKEYTTDLERKVDEATREVRRRSNFQINLIRSSNDGIVATDRDLNIVIYNPTAREIFGYSPSETINKMKAGDLFPGELVEDLEAALKGKNNIKNLAWKETTIICKDGQQIPVRSSSTILLEGDKPVGTVAFFQDLREIKRLEKELLNSERLAAVGQTVAGLAHGIKNILHGLKGGSYLVDIGIKKDESEKLKKGWDMIKRNIGRTSNLVMDLLSYSKAREPEFETCLPNQIADDVCALVEDKASENNVKLVRNFDDSIGEVLMDPNSVHEILLNLMTNAVDACLFDEDTSKNFQVTLKTIHEKDNVIQFEISDNGLGMDEAVVKKLFTSFFSTKGHRGTGLGLMVTRKLIEEHNGSINVKSKPGKGTTFTVRIPYQQSSTD
- a CDS encoding response regulator yields the protein MSQKVLVVDDDPDVRLFSVTVLEENGYTPIEAEDGESGLKKIKAEKPDLVILDVLMPRQSGVRLYRELKTSKALKDVKVIILSGIAKKTFMRSQKALTEFGGAEIPEPEIYLEKPVEPDELADVIKKVLG